The Geobacter sp. AOG2 genome includes a window with the following:
- a CDS encoding DUF302 domain-containing protein, which translates to MPFCFSKTIDKGFNEAIASATEELKKEGFGILTEIDVTATLKKNLNVDFRNYRILGACNPPFAYKALLAEPRIGTMLPCNVIVQELDDGKVEVSAVDPLSSMLAIQNTKLQVIAEEIRLKLKKVIEQL; encoded by the coding sequence ATGCCGTTCTGTTTCAGCAAAACGATAGACAAGGGTTTTAATGAAGCCATTGCGAGTGCCACGGAAGAATTGAAGAAAGAAGGTTTCGGGATTCTTACTGAAATTGACGTCACTGCCACCCTGAAAAAGAACCTGAATGTCGATTTCCGAAACTACAGAATTCTTGGCGCCTGTAACCCGCCCTTTGCCTACAAGGCATTACTGGCGGAACCCCGGATTGGCACCATGCTCCCTTGCAATGTCATCGTCCAGGAACTGGATGACGGGAAAGTTGAGGTGTCTGCCGTTGATCCTCTTTCCTCAATGCTGGCAATACAAAACACCAAGCTTCAGGTAATTGCCGAAGAGATACGGTTGAAACTCAAAAAAGTAATCGAGCAATTGTAA
- a CDS encoding universal stress protein, with amino-acid sequence MENIRRILVISRMTQYCRKAIHSGVSLARKYDAELQVLHLVSNPTAMKAVNAPGLFPEEDYKNYPNIQREAKEELDKVIKQEIKDGFPIKELISDHDPVNEIVRVVEEGAIDLIVMLAHEEGRLEHALFGREKDAIIRRMPCSILLVKSEPGPVNW; translated from the coding sequence ATGGAAAACATCAGACGCATTCTCGTTATCAGCAGGATGACCCAGTACTGCCGGAAAGCCATCCACAGCGGCGTCTCCCTCGCCCGTAAATACGATGCGGAGCTCCAAGTCCTGCATCTTGTCTCCAATCCTACGGCCATGAAGGCGGTAAATGCACCGGGGTTGTTCCCCGAGGAGGATTACAAGAATTACCCGAACATTCAAAGGGAAGCGAAAGAGGAGTTGGATAAAGTCATCAAGCAAGAAATTAAAGATGGCTTCCCCATAAAGGAACTGATCAGCGATCATGATCCGGTGAATGAGATCGTGAGGGTGGTCGAGGAAGGCGCGATAGATCTGATCGTCATGCTTGCCCATGAGGAGGGGCGCCTTGAACATGCGCTCTTTGGCAGGGAGAAAGATGCCATAATCCGCAGGATGCCCTGTTCGATCCTGCTGGTAAAGAGTGAGCCCGGCCCGGTGAACTGGTAG
- a CDS encoding VacJ family lipoprotein, whose product MTVIRYRTCRTILALSLSIVLAGCAATGANIRAEVPPMHTIDEVRDQRFADVADPWEGFNRNMYRFNFYFDKYFFLPIVNSYEFITPTFLQKRVSSFYNNIGEVKNLTNSLFQLKGVESATTFGRFLTNSTVGLGGLFDPATTFGLERHDEDFGKTLGYWGADSGPYLVLPIFGPSSVRDAGGLAVDTGITYGIYTGIDPFGSVNYGYLYDYGITALDEIDARHQQSFRYYESGYPFEYYMVRFFYHEKREIETGKPLPAE is encoded by the coding sequence ATGACTGTTATCCGATACCGGACCTGCCGGACAATCCTCGCCCTGAGTCTGTCGATAGTTTTAGCGGGGTGTGCCGCAACCGGGGCGAACATCCGGGCCGAGGTGCCCCCGATGCATACGATCGATGAGGTAAGGGATCAGCGCTTCGCCGATGTGGCGGACCCCTGGGAAGGGTTCAACCGGAACATGTACCGGTTCAACTTCTACTTTGACAAATACTTTTTCCTCCCCATCGTGAACAGTTACGAATTCATCACCCCCACCTTCCTCCAGAAACGGGTATCCAGCTTCTACAACAACATCGGGGAGGTCAAAAATCTCACCAACAGCCTGTTCCAGCTCAAGGGGGTCGAGTCCGCGACAACGTTTGGCCGGTTCCTGACCAACAGCACCGTGGGGCTTGGCGGCCTGTTCGATCCGGCCACCACGTTCGGCCTGGAACGGCACGACGAGGACTTCGGCAAGACCCTCGGCTACTGGGGGGCAGACTCCGGCCCCTATCTGGTGCTGCCGATCTTCGGCCCCTCGTCCGTGCGGGACGCGGGGGGGCTTGCCGTGGACACCGGCATCACGTACGGAATATATACGGGGATCGACCCGTTCGGCAGCGTCAACTACGGCTACCTCTACGATTACGGGATAACGGCCCTGGACGAGATCGATGCGCGCCATCAGCAGAGTTTCCGCTACTACGAGAGCGGCTATCCCTTCGAGTACTACATGGTCCGCTTCTTCTACCATGAGAAGCGCGAAATCGAGACCGGCAAGCCGCTCCCAGCAGAGTGA
- a CDS encoding mechanosensitive ion channel family protein: MEQILHLGGLGEWSATAASAVALAAVVLFGLLGYVILFKVLLRFAARPDTALHQALVRRWRHPAKLLLPLLAILLTLPTLQFSDGLASLLQHLCSLALILAIAWLLAATILGLQEIVLLRYDVTASDNLKAREVSTQVNILVKIVMVLILIIAGAAMLMTFDRVRQVGMSLLASAGIAGVIIGFAAQRSLATFIAGIQIAITQPIRLDDVVIVEGEWGHIEEITLTYVVVCIWDLRRLVLPITYFLEKPFQNWTRVSADLLDTVTLHCDYRVPVAVVRSELESILAGTDLWDGKASGLVVLDATDRTVVLRALVSAKNSGEAWDLRCHVREKLVEFLQREYPDCLPRVRAEVEGLPNGVPRTPERSLLDGCSHSE, encoded by the coding sequence ATGGAGCAAATTCTACATCTCGGTGGGCTCGGCGAATGGTCGGCTACTGCTGCCTCTGCAGTGGCTTTGGCCGCTGTGGTCCTGTTCGGCTTGCTCGGGTACGTGATCCTGTTCAAGGTGCTGTTACGCTTCGCCGCCCGTCCGGACACCGCATTACACCAGGCGTTGGTGCGTCGCTGGCGGCATCCTGCCAAACTACTGTTGCCGCTCCTGGCTATACTCCTGACATTGCCCACGCTTCAGTTTTCCGATGGGTTAGCATCGTTGTTGCAGCATCTGTGCAGCCTTGCCCTGATCCTCGCCATTGCCTGGCTGCTGGCCGCCACAATCCTGGGCTTGCAGGAGATAGTCCTGCTGCGCTACGACGTCACCGCCAGTGACAACCTCAAGGCGCGAGAGGTTTCCACCCAGGTCAACATACTGGTCAAGATCGTCATGGTACTGATTCTCATTATTGCCGGGGCGGCCATGCTGATGACCTTCGACAGGGTGCGGCAGGTGGGTATGAGTCTGCTGGCCTCGGCAGGGATTGCCGGGGTCATCATCGGTTTCGCCGCCCAGCGCAGCCTTGCCACCTTCATCGCCGGCATCCAGATCGCCATCACCCAACCGATTCGACTCGACGACGTGGTAATCGTAGAAGGCGAATGGGGCCATATCGAGGAAATTACACTGACCTACGTGGTGGTCTGCATCTGGGATTTACGACGTCTGGTGCTGCCGATTACCTACTTCCTGGAGAAACCCTTCCAGAACTGGACCCGGGTCTCTGCCGACCTGCTCGATACGGTGACCCTGCACTGCGACTATCGGGTGCCGGTGGCAGTGGTTCGCTCCGAACTGGAGAGCATTCTTGCGGGCACTGACCTTTGGGATGGGAAGGCATCCGGCCTGGTTGTCCTTGACGCAACCGACAGGACGGTGGTGCTGCGGGCGCTGGTCAGTGCAAAAAATTCAGGGGAGGCCTGGGACCTGCGCTGCCATGTGCGGGAAAAGCTGGTCGAATTTCTGCAGCGCGAGTATCCGGACTGCCTGCCACGGGTACGGGCCGAGGTGGAAGGGCTTCCGAACGGAGTCCCTCGAACGCCTGAAAGAAGTTTATTGGATGGATGTTCCCATTCTGAATGA
- a CDS encoding heavy metal translocating P-type ATPase, with protein MGTNTNTENNRRKDPVCDMLVSTDSEHSYEYAGIQFFFCSGHCLHKFKECPEQYLNKRSAPPLVESDEAGAYTCPMHPEVIQDHPGSCPKCGMALEPVTSSGEEKNEELVDMNRRFWVCTALALPVFFLTMIADMMPAWLPAWLSMQTVQWIECALASPVVVWGGWPFFVRGWLSIRTWNLNMFTLIALGVSVAWSYSMVALFFPGLFPPVMQMQGGLVGVYFEAAAMITTLVLLGQVLELRARSRTNAAIQMLLGLAPNTARIVRENGTEEDIPLDQVQPGDTLRVRPGDKVPVDGTVIEGESNIDESMVTGESIPVAKTTGEKLIGATVNGTGSLLMRAEKVGSDTLLAQIVTMVANAQRTRAPIQKLTDVVAGYFVPTVVVCAVLTFIAWWVWGPEPYLAHAVINAVAVLIIACPCALGLATPIAIMVGTGRGAMAGVLIKNAEALEIMEKVDTLVVDKTGTLTEGKPKLTAVQAEAGFTEDELVCLAGSLERSSEHPLAEAIVRGAEEKGIELAKAENFQSITGKGVTGEVDGHTVAAGNAALLESLGIDAGNLSQQADKQRAEGQTVMLIAIDGTAAGLIGVADPIKESTADAIRDLHAGGIKIVMITGDNQITANAVAGKLEIDQVHAGVLPEQKAELIKKLQAEGHIVAMAGDGINDAPALAQAHVGIAMGTGTDVAIESAGVTLVKGDLRGIARARRLSRATMRNIRQNLFFAFFYNAAGVPIAAGVLFPFFGILLSPMIAAAAMSFSSVSVITNSLRLKRVKL; from the coding sequence ATGGGAACAAATACGAATACAGAAAATAATCGGCGGAAAGATCCTGTCTGTGACATGCTGGTATCAACCGATTCCGAACACTCTTACGAATATGCCGGTATCCAGTTTTTTTTCTGCAGTGGGCATTGCCTGCACAAATTCAAGGAATGCCCAGAACAGTACCTCAATAAAAGATCCGCCCCACCCCTTGTAGAAAGTGATGAAGCAGGCGCCTACACCTGCCCCATGCATCCGGAAGTGATTCAGGATCATCCCGGTAGTTGCCCCAAGTGTGGCATGGCATTGGAACCGGTTACATCGAGCGGTGAAGAAAAAAATGAAGAACTGGTCGACATGAACCGTCGCTTCTGGGTCTGCACCGCGCTAGCCTTGCCGGTGTTTTTCCTGACCATGATTGCCGACATGATGCCGGCCTGGCTGCCGGCTTGGCTATCCATGCAAACGGTTCAATGGATTGAATGTGCGTTGGCATCACCGGTCGTGGTATGGGGTGGCTGGCCGTTTTTTGTTCGCGGCTGGCTATCCATCCGGACCTGGAACCTCAACATGTTCACCCTGATAGCGCTCGGTGTCTCGGTCGCCTGGAGCTACAGCATGGTGGCCCTTTTCTTTCCGGGACTCTTCCCGCCCGTCATGCAGATGCAGGGCGGACTGGTGGGGGTCTATTTCGAGGCCGCGGCAATGATTACCACGCTGGTTCTGCTCGGGCAGGTGCTTGAATTGCGAGCCCGTTCACGTACCAATGCGGCCATCCAGATGCTGCTCGGCCTGGCACCGAACACGGCCCGCATTGTGCGGGAGAATGGTACGGAAGAAGACATCCCGCTGGACCAGGTACAACCCGGTGATACCCTGCGGGTGCGTCCCGGCGATAAGGTGCCGGTGGATGGTACAGTCATTGAAGGTGAAAGTAACATCGATGAATCCATGGTCACCGGTGAATCCATCCCGGTGGCAAAGACAACCGGCGAGAAACTCATCGGCGCAACGGTCAATGGAACCGGCAGTCTGTTGATGCGGGCAGAAAAGGTCGGCTCCGATACCCTGCTGGCACAAATCGTTACCATGGTGGCCAATGCACAACGCACACGAGCTCCGATTCAAAAACTGACCGATGTCGTGGCCGGTTATTTTGTCCCCACCGTGGTCGTCTGTGCCGTGCTGACCTTTATCGCCTGGTGGGTGTGGGGCCCGGAACCGTACCTGGCACATGCCGTTATCAATGCCGTTGCGGTATTGATCATTGCCTGCCCCTGTGCACTGGGACTAGCGACGCCAATTGCCATCATGGTGGGAACGGGTCGCGGTGCCATGGCCGGTGTCCTGATCAAGAATGCCGAAGCGCTGGAGATCATGGAAAAGGTCGATACCCTGGTGGTAGACAAGACCGGTACGCTGACCGAGGGCAAGCCGAAGCTGACCGCTGTGCAGGCGGAAGCGGGTTTTACCGAGGATGAACTGGTATGTCTGGCCGGCAGCCTCGAACGGTCCAGCGAACACCCCTTGGCGGAAGCCATCGTGCGTGGAGCTGAAGAAAAGGGGATTGAGCTGGCCAAGGCCGAAAACTTCCAGTCTATCACCGGGAAAGGCGTTACCGGAGAAGTTGATGGGCATACGGTCGCGGCCGGCAACGCTGCTCTGCTGGAAAGTCTTGGTATCGACGCGGGAAACCTGTCGCAACAGGCGGACAAGCAACGCGCCGAAGGGCAGACGGTCATGCTGATCGCCATTGATGGCACGGCAGCGGGTTTGATCGGCGTAGCAGACCCGATCAAGGAGTCAACCGCCGATGCCATTCGTGATTTGCATGCCGGAGGTATCAAAATAGTGATGATAACCGGTGACAATCAGATCACCGCCAATGCCGTTGCCGGCAAGCTGGAAATCGACCAGGTGCATGCCGGGGTATTGCCTGAGCAGAAAGCCGAACTGATCAAAAAGCTTCAGGCAGAAGGTCACATCGTTGCCATGGCGGGTGACGGCATCAACGATGCCCCAGCACTGGCACAAGCCCACGTCGGCATTGCCATGGGCACCGGCACCGATGTAGCGATAGAGAGCGCCGGTGTTACGCTGGTCAAGGGCGATTTGCGTGGCATTGCCAGGGCCAGGCGATTAAGCCGCGCCACCATGCGTAACATCAGGCAAAACCTCTTCTTCGCATTCTTTTATAACGCGGCCGGGGTGCCGATTGCCGCGGGTGTGCTGTTTCCTTTCTTCGGCATACTGTTGTCACCGATGATCGCTGCAGCAGCAATGAGCTTCAGCTCAGTTTCCGTGATCACAAATTCGCTCAGACTCAAGCGGGTGAAATTATAA
- a CDS encoding AMP-binding protein — MQTLIDLFGTFEALGDKTAFVNRTGVRRLVVSYREFHNLALRMANLLAQKGVEPGDRVLIWGPNSSWWAVAYWGIIVRGAIAVPVDFMSDPARADSIRSLTNAKVVLQSRFKAERLTAATSKSLLLEDLQYLLEDISPIEGIASVAPEDTAQLIYTSGTTGNPKGVILTHKNLIANLTQINRQVPIITPEFTFLSLLPLSHMFEQMGGLFTPLYRGAAIVYLRTLKPSAIMDALSGEDIYVIMSVPRLMQLLKTTIERELEEKHLAGAFRFMTQLATTFPNRVRRLLFLPVQKRFGRNFTVFVSGGAPLDPEVFAFWSSMGFTVLEGYGLTETSPVLCVNTMERQVAGAVGPPLPGVEVKIEGKEVLARGDNVFPGYYENEQASRDAFTSDGWFRTGDLGEIGPDGWLVIKGREKELIVTGSGVNVYPDELEAVLNRVPGVKESCVIGVERGGGEEVHAVLLLDGSGKAPEDIIAQANNNLDALHRITGYTLWSEPEFPKTTTLKIKKFAVKETLEKGPEEGDATVSRDSLLNLLAKVTGTGVSQIREESLLVADLGLTSIDRLELVSFLEQEYRLDIEDSQIGLQTRVSDLRRIIAKREKTTRRNHFRFWTNAPFFRGVRRVWDALFHQPLFRSFVTLEVRGREKLESLEGPVFFVANHLSYLDQPAVMIALPPKIRSRCATAAWAEFFFGDYHGFDRILRRLSYEYGTVLFNLFPLPQSQGFSGSLAYMGKLADAGINILIFPEGGHSRDGKLHDFQMGLGIMVKEVRIPVVPVKITGTDQVLPHEARLPKRGTVTVTFGEPLRFRYEEPAEIAEKARQAVEKL; from the coding sequence ATGCAGACGTTGATCGATCTTTTCGGGACATTCGAGGCACTGGGTGATAAAACCGCCTTTGTGAACCGCACCGGCGTGCGGCGGCTCGTGGTCTCCTACCGGGAATTTCACAATCTGGCCCTGAGGATGGCTAACCTCCTGGCCCAAAAGGGCGTGGAACCGGGGGATCGAGTGCTCATCTGGGGGCCCAACTCCTCCTGGTGGGCGGTAGCCTACTGGGGAATCATCGTACGCGGCGCAATTGCCGTCCCGGTGGACTTCATGTCCGATCCGGCGCGTGCGGACTCCATCCGCAGCCTCACGAACGCCAAGGTCGTCCTGCAGAGCCGGTTCAAGGCCGAACGGCTGACCGCTGCCACATCGAAATCATTGCTTCTGGAAGATCTCCAGTACCTGCTCGAAGACATCAGCCCAATCGAGGGGATCGCTTCCGTCGCGCCGGAGGATACGGCTCAACTCATTTATACGTCCGGTACTACCGGGAATCCGAAAGGAGTCATCCTCACCCACAAGAACCTGATCGCCAACCTGACCCAGATCAACCGGCAGGTGCCGATCATCACCCCCGAGTTCACCTTCCTCTCCCTGCTCCCCTTATCCCACATGTTCGAACAGATGGGGGGGCTTTTCACCCCGCTCTACCGCGGCGCGGCCATCGTGTATCTGCGCACCCTCAAGCCCTCCGCGATCATGGATGCCCTGAGCGGGGAGGACATCTATGTCATCATGTCCGTTCCTCGACTCATGCAACTGCTCAAAACGACCATTGAGCGGGAACTGGAGGAAAAACACCTCGCGGGAGCGTTCCGGTTCATGACGCAACTCGCCACCACGTTTCCGAACAGGGTCCGCCGGTTACTCTTTTTACCGGTGCAGAAGAGGTTCGGCCGCAATTTCACCGTATTCGTATCGGGAGGCGCCCCCCTGGACCCGGAGGTCTTCGCGTTTTGGAGCAGCATGGGATTCACGGTCCTGGAGGGGTATGGACTCACCGAGACCTCGCCCGTGCTCTGCGTCAACACCATGGAGCGCCAGGTGGCCGGTGCGGTCGGGCCGCCTCTGCCGGGGGTTGAGGTGAAGATCGAGGGGAAGGAGGTCCTGGCGCGCGGGGACAACGTTTTCCCCGGCTACTACGAAAACGAGCAGGCAAGCCGCGACGCCTTCACGAGCGATGGCTGGTTTCGTACCGGCGACCTGGGGGAGATCGGCCCGGACGGTTGGCTGGTCATCAAGGGGAGGGAGAAGGAGTTGATTGTCACCGGTTCAGGGGTCAATGTCTATCCCGACGAACTGGAAGCGGTGCTGAACAGGGTCCCCGGGGTGAAGGAGTCGTGCGTCATCGGCGTCGAAAGGGGCGGCGGGGAAGAGGTGCATGCCGTGCTGCTCCTGGACGGAAGTGGTAAAGCCCCTGAAGATATCATCGCCCAGGCGAACAATAACCTGGACGCGCTGCACCGGATTACCGGCTACACCCTCTGGAGCGAGCCGGAATTCCCCAAGACCACGACGCTCAAGATCAAGAAGTTCGCGGTAAAAGAGACGCTTGAGAAGGGACCGGAGGAAGGGGATGCAACCGTCAGCCGGGACAGCCTGCTCAACCTGCTCGCCAAGGTAACCGGCACCGGCGTTTCACAGATCCGCGAGGAATCCCTGCTCGTGGCCGACCTGGGGCTTACCTCCATCGACCGGCTGGAACTGGTCAGCTTTCTGGAACAGGAATACCGCCTCGATATCGAGGACTCCCAGATCGGCTTGCAGACGCGCGTCTCTGATCTGCGCCGTATCATCGCAAAACGGGAGAAAACGACCCGACGCAACCACTTCCGCTTCTGGACCAATGCCCCCTTCTTCCGGGGGGTGCGGAGGGTCTGGGACGCCCTGTTCCACCAGCCCTTGTTCCGAAGCTTCGTCACCCTTGAGGTGCGGGGGCGGGAGAAACTGGAAAGCCTGGAAGGGCCGGTGTTTTTCGTGGCCAACCATTTAAGCTACTTGGACCAGCCTGCCGTCATGATCGCGCTGCCCCCGAAGATCCGCTCCAGATGCGCCACCGCTGCCTGGGCGGAGTTCTTTTTCGGCGACTACCATGGGTTTGATCGAATCCTCAGGCGCTTGAGCTACGAGTACGGCACCGTGCTGTTCAACCTCTTCCCCTTGCCACAGTCCCAGGGGTTCAGCGGTTCCCTCGCATACATGGGGAAGCTCGCCGATGCCGGCATCAACATCCTGATCTTCCCCGAAGGGGGGCATTCCAGGGACGGCAAACTGCATGACTTCCAGATGGGGTTGGGTATCATGGTCAAGGAGGTGAGGATTCCGGTCGTGCCGGTCAAGATCACCGGAACCGATCAGGTCCTCCCCCATGAGGCGCGTCTCCCCAAACGGGGCACAGTGACGGTAACCTTCGGAGAGCCGCTGCGGTTCCGCTACGAGGAACCGGCCGAGATCGCGGAAAAGGCGCGCCAGGCGGTGGAAAAGCTTTGA
- a CDS encoding lipopolysaccharide assembly LapA domain-containing protein: MKFALVAAIALSVVMAFFAIQNAQTAQVTFLGWYFNGSLVIILLMSFGAGVLATFLAMLPGSVRKSMEISKLKSRVIEYSSKLEACENKRVDDLSEKETNYRQQS, from the coding sequence ATGAAATTTGCGCTGGTAGCGGCAATAGCTCTTTCGGTAGTGATGGCGTTTTTTGCCATACAAAACGCTCAAACCGCACAAGTGACATTTCTGGGCTGGTATTTCAATGGCTCCCTGGTGATCATACTTCTCATGTCGTTTGGGGCCGGTGTGCTCGCGACGTTCCTTGCCATGTTGCCCGGCTCGGTGCGCAAGTCGATGGAAATTTCAAAACTTAAATCCCGAGTAATCGAATATTCGTCAAAACTGGAGGCGTGTGAAAATAAACGGGTTGATGACCTGTCTGAAAAGGAGACAAATTATCGGCAGCAGAGTTGA
- a CDS encoding HPF/RaiA family ribosome-associated protein — protein MQIQINTDRNIESNEALANYIRQETEQALSRFSDHITRVEVHLSNENSDKERGKDGQRCVMEARPEGRQPIAATHQALTLDRAVKGAADKLSRLIENTTGRINNQRSLRTEPTLAELEESEE, from the coding sequence ATGCAGATCCAAATCAATACCGACCGCAACATTGAAAGCAACGAAGCTCTGGCTAACTATATCAGACAAGAAACCGAACAGGCCCTGAGCCGGTTCAGCGACCACATCACTCGGGTCGAGGTCCATCTGAGCAATGAGAACAGCGACAAAGAAAGGGGCAAAGACGGGCAGCGGTGCGTTATGGAAGCCAGGCCGGAAGGCCGTCAGCCCATTGCGGCCACTCATCAGGCCTTAACCCTGGATCGGGCCGTCAAGGGCGCAGCAGACAAGTTATCCAGATTGATCGAAAACACCACTGGAAGGATAAACAATCAGCGAAGTCTCAGAACTGAGCCGACTCTGGCCGAACTGGAGGAGTCGGAGGAGTGA
- a CDS encoding STAS/SEC14 domain-containing protein, whose amino-acid sequence MLERIQGLPENVLGFTARGEVTGTDYESVLIPAVEKMLADRKSIRFLYHFGDEFTGFDAEALWNDAKVGLQHLTSWEKVAVVTDVEWIRTSMKVFGFVLAGHVKVYSNNELTEALKWMSE is encoded by the coding sequence ATGTTAGAACGCATACAGGGATTACCGGAGAATGTACTCGGCTTCACAGCCAGGGGAGAGGTAACCGGAACTGACTATGAATCTGTGCTTATACCTGCCGTGGAAAAGATGCTTGCGGATAGAAAGAGCATCCGCTTTCTTTATCACTTCGGAGACGAGTTCACGGGGTTTGATGCGGAAGCCCTTTGGAATGACGCCAAGGTGGGTTTGCAACATCTCACCTCCTGGGAGAAGGTTGCTGTCGTTACCGATGTGGAGTGGATCCGTACGTCAATGAAGGTATTCGGATTTGTCTTGGCCGGCCATGTCAAGGTTTATAGCAACAACGAGCTTACAGAGGCCCTGAAATGGATGAGTGAATGA
- a CDS encoding mechanosensitive ion channel family protein — MDNKLWTEVINWVLDPTVGKILTVIIGFIIIRILTLAVQKGLLSRIASNDTRYRFRKLANFTGSLAAIILLTIVFSNKLGSLTVAFGVAGAGIAFALQEVIASIAGWVALSFGNFYSVGDRVQLGGITGDVIDIGVLRTTLMETGQWVNADLYNGRIVRVANSFVFKEPVFNYSGDFPFLWDEITVPVKYGSDGKLARKILQKVADDALGGFVPETRKTWHEMVNKYRIENARIEPTVTLIANDNWMEFTVRYVTDFKQRRSTKDVLFTRIMEEFDATEGRVSLASSTFQLVDAPVFNVRMTADK; from the coding sequence ATGGACAACAAGCTATGGACCGAGGTAATAAACTGGGTTTTAGATCCAACTGTCGGGAAGATACTGACAGTTATCATAGGTTTTATTATCATCCGTATTCTTACCCTTGCCGTGCAAAAAGGGCTGTTGAGTCGCATCGCAAGTAATGATACCCGGTATCGATTTAGAAAATTAGCCAATTTCACCGGTTCACTTGCTGCAATTATCCTCCTCACTATTGTATTCAGCAATAAGCTGGGCAGTCTGACCGTGGCGTTTGGCGTAGCTGGTGCCGGCATCGCCTTTGCTCTGCAGGAGGTTATTGCCAGTATTGCCGGGTGGGTCGCACTTTCGTTCGGCAATTTCTATTCAGTTGGCGACAGGGTCCAACTGGGGGGCATCACTGGCGATGTGATTGATATCGGAGTACTGCGCACCACACTTATGGAAACAGGGCAGTGGGTCAATGCTGACCTGTATAATGGGCGCATTGTGAGGGTTGCCAATAGCTTTGTCTTTAAGGAGCCTGTGTTTAATTACTCCGGGGATTTCCCCTTTCTTTGGGATGAAATAACCGTTCCGGTCAAGTATGGAAGTGACGGCAAACTTGCTCGCAAAATTCTTCAAAAGGTTGCCGATGATGCACTTGGTGGATTCGTGCCCGAGACACGGAAGACCTGGCATGAGATGGTAAACAAGTACCGGATCGAAAATGCCAGGATCGAGCCTACGGTCACGTTGATCGCCAATGACAATTGGATGGAGTTTACCGTCCGCTATGTGACCGATTTCAAACAGCGCCGCTCTACCAAAGATGTGTTGTTCACCCGGATTATGGAGGAGTTCGATGCCACCGAAGGTAGGGTGTCCCTCGCTTCCTCCACATTCCAACTGGTGGATGCTCCCGTATTTAATGTGAGGATGACTGCGGATAAATAG